In Sphingobacterium zeae, one genomic interval encodes:
- a CDS encoding RNA polymerase sigma factor, whose amino-acid sequence MSNYNLNLLVEEKRSLLKHFAGKFTNDPDEKEDLIQETLIRALKSIDDFIRHPKLMSWLYVIMKNVYINQYRKAKRITDIHDTYIGLESSNTVEANKSENKFIADDIEKAMCSLSEENYQVFQMFLEGYKYHEIASYFGIPEGTIKTRIHMTRKKLQKQLKVYKKAA is encoded by the coding sequence ATGAGCAATTACAATTTAAATTTATTAGTCGAAGAAAAGAGAAGCCTTTTGAAACATTTTGCTGGTAAATTTACGAATGATCCAGATGAAAAAGAGGATTTAATTCAAGAAACACTTATTCGTGCATTAAAATCGATTGATGATTTTATCCGCCATCCCAAATTAATGTCTTGGCTATATGTTATCATGAAAAATGTATATATCAACCAATATCGCAAGGCTAAACGAATTACCGATATCCACGACACGTATATCGGTCTAGAGAGCAGCAATACGGTTGAAGCCAATAAAAGCGAGAATAAATTCATTGCGGACGACATTGAAAAAGCCATGTGCAGTTTATCAGAAGAGAACTACCAGGTGTTCCAGATGTTCCTTGAAGGGTATAAATATCATGAAATAGCATCCTATTTTGGCATTCCAGAAGGAACAATCAAAACGAGAATACACATGACGAGGAAGAAGCTGCAAAAGCAACTCAAGGTGTATAAAAAGGCGGCTTGA
- a CDS encoding glycoside hydrolase family 15 protein: protein MSENITEKRHTYQSGIIGNCSYIAHVGIDTNISWLCWPSFEDSFVFGSMIDKNQGGTFRISSEEPIVETKQYYIKNSNVLCTEIHTDSYGYRITDFAPRFEQFGRYFKPLMLIRKIEPLYGAPSVNIKCQPTGDYGRVTLKPTRGSNHILYTSDQIGERIRLTTDMPISHFFQDDSWTIISENRYLVLTYDSAFESAIESTCEDFLQKTISYWQRWIKRCSIPNIYQKEVIRSALVLKLHQYEDTGAIIAASTTSLPEYPGSGRNWDYRYCWVRDSYYVLTALTHIGQFEEMESFANYIAGITHRNPGRLQPLYGILGTTELTEHILPYLEGYQGSGPVRIGNQAFEHIQNDVYGQAMIALLPLFTDQRFKIHENKNVLGWVNFILEKIEATIEEKDAGIWEFRNFANHHCYSNLFQWVGCKAALLIARQNGYQDMEDRANILLKKAEAYIEACYDDNRKVYQNAINSSNLDASTLQLIVMDYLDPKSEKARHHLEMLEKDLKGENGLFYRYKHQDDFGKPKSTFLVCAFWYVEALACVGRVDEAKEILERLLTYSNHLGLFSEDVTEENGSQWGNFPQAYSHVGLMNAVYRLAIKLDKPIFH from the coding sequence ATGAGCGAAAACATTACTGAAAAAAGACATACCTATCAATCTGGAATCATTGGTAACTGTTCTTATATTGCACACGTCGGCATCGACACAAACATATCCTGGCTGTGCTGGCCGTCTTTTGAGGACAGCTTTGTATTCGGCAGCATGATTGATAAAAATCAAGGCGGAACATTCAGGATTAGTTCTGAAGAGCCTATTGTTGAAACGAAACAATATTATATCAAAAATTCCAATGTACTCTGTACAGAAATCCATACCGATTCCTATGGTTACCGTATAACAGATTTTGCACCACGGTTCGAACAATTTGGCCGGTATTTTAAGCCGCTAATGTTGATACGCAAAATCGAACCCCTCTATGGGGCTCCAAGTGTCAACATCAAGTGTCAGCCGACGGGCGATTATGGCCGTGTGACGCTCAAGCCTACACGCGGAAGCAATCACATTCTTTATACCAGTGACCAGATAGGAGAACGAATTCGGTTAACTACTGACATGCCCATTTCTCACTTCTTCCAGGATGACAGCTGGACCATCATAAGTGAGAACAGATATCTTGTACTCACCTATGATTCGGCCTTTGAATCGGCCATTGAGAGTACTTGTGAAGATTTTCTGCAAAAGACAATCAGTTATTGGCAACGTTGGATCAAACGATGCAGTATTCCCAATATTTACCAAAAAGAGGTTATCCGATCAGCGTTGGTGCTCAAGCTTCACCAATATGAGGACACGGGAGCAATTATCGCCGCCTCAACCACTAGTTTACCTGAATATCCAGGTTCTGGAAGAAACTGGGACTATCGTTATTGCTGGGTACGCGACAGCTATTATGTACTGACGGCTCTAACACATATTGGCCAATTTGAAGAAATGGAAAGCTTCGCGAATTACATTGCTGGCATCACTCATCGTAATCCCGGAAGACTCCAACCGCTTTACGGTATTCTTGGCACCACAGAGCTTACAGAACATATCTTACCTTACTTGGAAGGTTATCAAGGAAGTGGCCCTGTGCGAATTGGAAATCAAGCTTTTGAACATATTCAAAATGACGTTTATGGTCAAGCAATGATTGCATTACTGCCACTCTTCACTGATCAGCGCTTTAAAATTCATGAGAATAAAAACGTTTTGGGATGGGTGAATTTCATCCTCGAAAAAATTGAGGCGACGATAGAGGAAAAGGATGCGGGCATCTGGGAATTCAGAAATTTTGCAAACCACCATTGCTATTCTAACTTATTTCAATGGGTTGGTTGCAAAGCGGCCCTACTTATTGCGCGTCAAAATGGCTACCAAGACATGGAAGATCGCGCAAATATTCTCCTAAAAAAGGCAGAAGCATATATTGAGGCTTGTTATGATGATAATCGTAAAGTGTATCAAAATGCAATAAATAGCAGTAATCTGGATGCCAGCACGTTGCAGCTGATCGTAATGGACTACTTAGATCCAAAATCTGAAAAGGCACGACATCATCTCGAAATGCTGGAGAAAGATTTAAAGGGAGAAAATGGCCTTTTCTATCGGTATAAACATCAGGATGATTTCGGTAAACCTAAATCGACTTTTTTGGTCTGTGCATTTTGGTATGTCGAAGCGCTGGCCTGTGTTGGAAGGGTCGATGAGGCAAAAGAGATTTTAGAGCGTTTACTGACCTACAGTAATCACCTCGGTTTATTCAGTGAAGATGTTACTGAGGAAAATGGAAGTCAGTGGGGTAACTTTCCTCAAGCATACAGCCATGTCGGATTGATGAATGCTGTGTATCGTTTAGCGATAAAGTTAGATAAGCCAATTTTTCATTAA
- a CDS encoding bifunctional alpha,alpha-trehalose-phosphate synthase (UDP-forming)/trehalose-phosphatase, translated as MKKKKKIIISNRLPIQIERKKEKLIIKPSAGGLATGLNSAFETDAILWVGWPGIVPKDEEEQEKIIELLKPMNLLPVFLSKDEIRNFYEGYSNEVLWPICHYQPSYIHFDPEYWSTYVAVNKKFCEAALSIDQLSDFIWVQDYQLMLLPQLLRSENQELNVGYFHHIPFPSEELFMNIPQRKELVEGLLGADLIGFHTFADSQNFLNACKKILHVSSGHNQLKYKDRHIFIESFPMGIDFQKFVEVSTEPKVQAVATQFRSHFPDQKIIISVDRLDYSKGILERLRAYLTFLQKYPEWHAKVVLYMLIVPSRDKVSQYKKLKDEINRTVSEINSIYGNLSWTPVLYFYKSLPFEELVALYVASDICMITSTRDGMNLVSKEYIASKTLSKGVLILSEFAGASKELVDGLIINPFNRMETADSIYMALTMAPEEIQERADSNMQIIKKFNVQHWVQLFTNRLAETKAIQRDEWARRISDKVFNSISERYSKSSNRLFFLDYDGTLVKFQNHAQKATPTTLLYNLLDNIISDPLNTLVIISGRSQESLSSWFDGRSYYLVAEHGIWSNFPNFSWSYKKGLALHWMPEVKKLMEKLADQTPGAFVEVKPYSLAWHYRKVELGLGELKATELKEVLNPMLNEYGLQLLDGNAVIEVKNTEVNKGKAALEIAGHIKPDFMLAIGDDITDEDLFRYLPQSTISIKVGSNKSAAKYYLDEQEDVLQFLDQLIIK; from the coding sequence ATGAAAAAAAAGAAGAAAATAATAATTTCAAATAGACTGCCGATACAAATAGAACGAAAAAAAGAAAAATTAATCATCAAACCCAGTGCAGGAGGACTGGCAACTGGTTTAAATTCAGCCTTTGAAACAGATGCGATCTTATGGGTTGGATGGCCGGGAATTGTGCCTAAAGATGAAGAGGAACAGGAAAAAATTATTGAGCTTCTAAAACCGATGAATTTACTTCCTGTCTTCTTATCGAAAGACGAAATTCGCAATTTCTATGAAGGATATTCCAATGAGGTGCTTTGGCCTATCTGTCACTATCAACCGAGCTACATCCATTTTGATCCCGAATATTGGTCTACCTATGTCGCAGTGAATAAAAAGTTTTGTGAAGCGGCTCTTTCTATCGATCAGCTGTCCGATTTCATCTGGGTTCAGGACTATCAGCTTATGCTACTCCCACAGTTGCTGCGCTCAGAAAATCAAGAACTCAACGTCGGTTATTTTCATCATATTCCCTTCCCCTCTGAGGAATTGTTTATGAACATCCCACAGCGAAAAGAATTAGTTGAAGGCTTGCTCGGAGCAGATCTTATCGGATTTCATACCTTTGCTGATAGCCAAAACTTTCTAAATGCCTGCAAAAAAATTCTCCACGTTTCTTCGGGACATAATCAGTTAAAATATAAAGACCGACACATTTTTATAGAGTCTTTTCCCATGGGTATCGACTTTCAAAAGTTTGTTGAAGTCAGTACTGAACCTAAAGTTCAGGCTGTAGCTACCCAATTTAGAAGTCACTTTCCTGATCAAAAAATAATAATCTCAGTCGACAGGCTCGATTATAGTAAAGGTATTTTAGAAAGACTGCGTGCTTACCTGACCTTCCTCCAAAAATACCCTGAATGGCACGCCAAGGTTGTTTTATATATGCTGATCGTACCATCTAGAGATAAGGTATCGCAATACAAAAAGTTGAAAGATGAGATTAATCGAACAGTAAGTGAAATCAATTCCATTTATGGAAACCTTAGTTGGACACCAGTATTATATTTCTACAAATCGCTTCCATTCGAAGAGCTGGTTGCATTATATGTTGCATCAGATATTTGTATGATTACTTCCACTCGGGATGGAATGAATTTGGTCAGTAAAGAATACATCGCCAGTAAAACATTATCGAAAGGTGTATTGATATTAAGCGAATTTGCAGGTGCTTCCAAAGAACTCGTTGATGGATTGATAATCAATCCATTTAATCGTATGGAAACTGCAGATAGTATTTATATGGCGCTAACAATGGCTCCTGAAGAGATTCAGGAACGGGCAGACTCCAATATGCAAATTATCAAGAAGTTTAATGTGCAGCATTGGGTCCAGCTCTTTACTAATCGATTAGCTGAAACTAAGGCTATACAGCGTGACGAATGGGCCAGAAGAATTTCGGACAAGGTATTTAACAGTATTTCTGAGCGCTATAGCAAAAGTAGCAATAGACTTTTCTTTCTGGATTATGACGGCACACTGGTCAAATTTCAGAATCATGCGCAAAAGGCAACGCCCACAACGCTACTCTATAACCTTTTGGATAACATTATTTCAGATCCCCTGAATACGTTAGTTATCATAAGCGGCCGTTCTCAGGAGAGTTTATCTTCTTGGTTTGATGGCCGGTCCTATTATCTCGTTGCGGAACACGGCATTTGGTCTAATTTCCCCAATTTCAGCTGGTCATATAAAAAAGGATTAGCGCTTCATTGGATGCCCGAAGTAAAAAAGCTGATGGAAAAATTAGCCGATCAAACCCCAGGTGCCTTCGTGGAAGTTAAGCCATATTCATTAGCATGGCATTATCGCAAAGTCGAACTCGGATTGGGAGAACTAAAGGCAACTGAACTTAAAGAGGTATTGAATCCAATGTTGAACGAATATGGATTACAGTTGTTGGATGGAAATGCTGTGATTGAGGTTAAAAATACAGAAGTTAACAAAGGTAAGGCTGCATTGGAAATCGCCGGCCATATAAAGCCCGATTTTATGTTGGCAATTGGTGATGATATTACCGATGAGGATTTATTCCGTTACCTACCTCAGTCGACCATAAGTATCAAAGTAGGCAGTAATAAATCTGCAGCAAAATATTATTTAGATGAACAAGAAGATGTTCTTCAATTTTTAGATCAACTTATTATAAAATAA
- a CDS encoding 5'-methylthioadenosine/S-adenosylhomocysteine nucleosidase family protein — MILNKDIETIILVANKNELSFPSPSKSTYIYEIGVGKVNALLSAARLYEDIKTLEINPIVLNVGTVGCTRYPIGHVLYPSYYAQGDAYTDGFFLENTLFFKGRGVLESISVDEFNYEDALLTSDRFIHVNSSFYQDIKHLNPMAFDMESYALANFCFQKNLAFHSIKIVSDNCDGTVKDWESILGEISGRLGNILHQFMKNLDAEKAPASLS, encoded by the coding sequence ATGATCCTGAATAAAGATATTGAAACAATAATCTTGGTAGCAAATAAGAACGAACTATCTTTTCCTTCGCCAAGTAAATCCACTTACATCTATGAAATTGGTGTTGGCAAAGTAAATGCGCTCTTGTCTGCCGCCAGACTTTACGAAGACATTAAAACACTGGAAATTAATCCAATTGTTCTCAATGTTGGTACAGTAGGCTGTACACGGTATCCGATTGGTCACGTTCTTTATCCTTCCTATTATGCACAAGGAGACGCTTATACGGATGGATTTTTTCTAGAGAACACATTATTTTTTAAGGGGCGGGGAGTATTGGAATCAATATCGGTTGATGAATTTAATTACGAAGATGCACTTTTGACATCAGATCGTTTTATCCATGTAAATTCATCTTTTTATCAAGATATTAAACATTTAAACCCTATGGCTTTTGACATGGAATCTTATGCGCTAGCAAATTTCTGTTTCCAAAAGAATCTTGCCTTTCATAGTATTAAAATCGTTTCAGACAACTGTGATGGCACAGTGAAAGATTGGGAAAGTATTTTAGGAGAAATTTCAGGTAGACTAGGTAACATACTCCATCAATTCATGAAAAATCTGGACGCAGAAAAAGCTCCAGCCAGCCTATCGTAA
- a CDS encoding S-ribosylhomocysteine lyase — translation MYTKEKAKVNSFTVDHTKLKQGIYAKASTTNNSNVENYTTYDIRMIRPNSPERMLSPEVMHTLEHCFATEIRTILGDEVIYVGPMGCCTGFYVVLAGTERTPQNVAELMKEVLEIILTAGYEVPFQNPISCGNYTFMDFDSSKQACVNFLNLITAGKLEFEYPYIEEN, via the coding sequence ATGTACACAAAAGAAAAAGCAAAAGTAAATAGTTTTACGGTAGATCATACCAAATTGAAACAAGGGATCTACGCGAAAGCTTCTACGACCAATAACAGCAATGTCGAAAACTATACAACTTACGACATTCGAATGATTAGGCCGAATTCACCTGAGCGTATGTTGTCTCCTGAAGTGATGCACACACTGGAGCACTGCTTTGCAACGGAAATTAGAACGATTTTAGGTGATGAAGTCATTTATGTGGGCCCGATGGGATGCTGCACAGGATTTTATGTTGTATTGGCCGGAACAGAGCGAACTCCTCAAAACGTAGCGGAGTTGATGAAGGAGGTTCTTGAAATAATTCTTACAGCTGGATATGAAGTTCCTTTCCAAAATCCTATTAGTTGTGGAAATTATACTTTCATGGATTTTGATTCCTCAAAACAAGCTTGTGTTAACTTTTTAAATTTAATCACTGCTGGAAAATTGGAATTTGAATACCCATATATTGAAGAAAATTAA
- a CDS encoding antibiotic biosynthesis monooxygenase family protein: MILEVAVLQIIEGQQSNFERDYKTACQYISASKGYITHSLRKCIEKDNQYILLVEWETLEDHTIGFKESALFKEWEKLLHHYYDPFPTVEHYEVLK; encoded by the coding sequence ATGATTTTAGAAGTAGCTGTATTACAAATTATTGAAGGGCAACAATCCAATTTTGAGAGAGATTATAAAACTGCTTGCCAGTATATCAGTGCAAGTAAAGGTTATATCACGCATTCTCTCCGTAAATGCATCGAAAAGGATAATCAGTACATCCTGTTGGTGGAATGGGAAACTTTAGAGGACCATACCATCGGTTTCAAGGAGTCTGCATTATTTAAGGAATGGGAGAAACTTTTACATCACTACTACGATCCATTTCCAACAGTCGAACATTACGAAGTATTAAAATAG
- a CDS encoding LysR family transcriptional regulator — MNYQIEFRHLLYFKVLAEELHFRRAAEKLFIAQPGLSRQIKQLEECYGVLLFERTKRSVVLTEAGMYLFKEAQELFRHLTQIETQLQSYANGKISTLKLGFIGSAVQTILPELLIKLKKQQPDIELSLHELANETQLDLLEKKELDLGFVRLSEAPLGLSSQPIYTEHFSLVLPNNHPLLTSQHPSLDHLKDESFILFSKNYSYSYYDLVMSIFSDHKFIPKVTLRTVNALTIFNMVAQGLGVAIVPSSLKNGYHVDVSFLELDDLPQRTTLSLVWNAQNRNPGIPLVLQLMNLRVNNA; from the coding sequence ATGAATTATCAAATAGAGTTTAGACACTTATTATATTTCAAAGTATTGGCCGAAGAATTACATTTCCGGAGGGCGGCGGAAAAATTATTTATTGCACAACCGGGTTTGAGCAGGCAAATTAAGCAGTTGGAGGAATGTTATGGGGTATTACTTTTTGAACGTACTAAGCGGAGTGTCGTGTTAACAGAGGCCGGAATGTATCTCTTTAAAGAGGCACAGGAGTTATTTAGACATTTAACACAAATAGAAACTCAACTTCAGAGCTATGCCAATGGAAAAATAAGTACCTTAAAGCTCGGTTTTATCGGATCAGCTGTTCAGACTATTTTGCCTGAATTACTGATAAAACTAAAAAAACAGCAGCCCGACATTGAGTTATCTCTTCACGAATTGGCAAACGAAACGCAGCTCGATCTGCTGGAAAAAAAAGAATTGGACTTGGGATTCGTCCGACTCTCCGAAGCCCCGCTTGGACTGAGTAGCCAGCCGATATATACGGAGCATTTCAGTCTTGTATTACCCAATAACCATCCGCTTTTGACGTCTCAACATCCAAGTCTGGATCACTTAAAAGACGAATCATTTATCTTGTTTTCCAAAAACTATAGTTACTCCTATTACGATCTGGTCATGAGTATTTTCAGTGATCATAAGTTTATTCCCAAAGTAACGCTTCGTACAGTCAATGCATTGACTATATTTAATATGGTGGCTCAGGGGCTCGGTGTTGCAATTGTTCCGTCTTCCTTAAAAAATGGATACCATGTTGATGTTTCGTTTTTGGAACTGGATGATCTACCACAGCGAACAACACTTTCATTAGTTTGGAACGCCCAAAATCGTAATCCTGGAATTCCTTTAGTCCTCCAGCTTATGAATTTACGAGTCAACAATGCATAA